ATTTGCCCTTTTGATAAAAGATTCAATATGTCTTCCTTCATCGCCTATGATGCTTGAAAGCACTAAAGGTGCAGCCGTAAAAAAAGGAGAGATTTGTGCTAAAAAGCGACTAGGGATATAGAGTGCTGAAAACTCATTTTCGGTTAAATAAGTCATAATTTGTGCGATTGCAAATTCTAATTTTGGTTCAAATGTCGGAATTTCACTCCATTGAATATCCGTTGTGGCATTCCATTGAGCTTTTTTTGCTTCTTCATAGAGCTGCTCCATATTGCCCGCATAAATTTCATTTTTATTATTTAATGGAAAATGATATTGTGGGCTTGCTAATTCAATGGATACTCCACTTGGAGCAAGTCCTTGATGAGGTGGAGAAAGCATAGAATTAGGATCAAATGTCGCAAATCTAGTGGGGGATTCTTTTTGCATAATATAAGCAAAACTTGAATTATTCTCATTGTGGAGCGGAATCTTTTTTAAAAATAATTCCCCCTTGAAGCGACACCAAGCAATTAAGTCATTTTCTAAATTATCATATTGACTAATAATTTCTATTATATCACCATTTTGAGAAAGCAAAAAGGCATTTTCAAGTCGCATAAAAAAGAGTGGTCCTGTTTGGATTTCACCCATAAAAATACACGATTTTTGCTGCATTAAATAACCCAATAAATTAAGTTACACCAAGATAAGAAGACTTGTTGCCTTTCACACGGAAAGCTTTATGAAAGGGGTATGTTATAGCGACTTTGCTTAAAATTTAGTTAATTTAAACTTTGTAGAATCTATAACCATAGATTATCTAATAATCGCACTCCTTCTACTTTTGCTACTACTAGAATCAAT
This portion of the Helicobacter canadensis MIT 98-5491 genome encodes:
- a CDS encoding DUF455 family protein, which gives rise to MQQKSCIFMGEIQTGPLFFMRLENAFLLSQNGDIIEIISQYDNLENDLIAWCRFKGELFLKKIPLHNENNSSFAYIMQKESPTRFATFDPNSMLSPPHQGLAPSGVSIELASPQYHFPLNNKNEIYAGNMEQLYEEAKKAQWNATTDIQWSEIPTFEPKLEFAIAQIMTYLTENEFSALYIPSRFLAQISPFFTAAPLVLSSIIGDEGRHIESFIKRANATGLGVQYSTLTTQQSLYSLWEEKDYFKSSFLLHIMGEGTFIDLLKFLENCFENLGDLQSAKLLNLARRDEIRHVAYGMNHIKNAIAQNPTKIEILKEAVFRRKNYLDNQSDESSLLLESLAILYAKEEKKISHGFEAVVNLKQKMEKNRTKRLIECGIDEELARELSRSHTPNFM